The Aureispira anguillae genome contains a region encoding:
- a CDS encoding fumarylacetoacetate hydrolase family protein, which produces MKLATIDNNSRDGQLVVVNKMLTKAIAVPEIAANMQIAIDNWAQTAPALTTIYNQLNLNQLEGAFNFLEAKIMAPIPRAYHWADGSAYVTHVELVRKARNAKLPDSFWTDPLMYMGASDAFIGAHDPIQIEQEAWGIDFESEVAVITDDVPAGVSPSQALDHIQLITIINDVSLRNLIPNELSKQFGFYQSKPWTAFAPVVVTPDELEGVWKDGKLHLPLHSTLNGELVGSPNAGIDMTFDFGKLIAHAAKTRSLMAGTVIGSGTVANQGSPNGSSCIAEIRCLEIINSGKASTPFMSFGDRIEIEMFDETGQTIFGKIDQVVTEYSPA; this is translated from the coding sequence ATGAAATTAGCAACCATAGACAACAACAGCCGAGATGGTCAATTAGTTGTGGTCAATAAAATGCTAACCAAAGCCATCGCTGTTCCTGAAATTGCTGCAAATATGCAAATCGCCATTGACAATTGGGCACAAACAGCACCTGCCTTAACCACTATTTATAACCAACTTAATCTTAATCAACTAGAAGGTGCTTTTAACTTTCTAGAAGCAAAGATTATGGCTCCCATTCCTAGAGCCTATCATTGGGCGGATGGCAGCGCCTATGTTACCCATGTAGAGTTGGTTCGAAAAGCAAGAAATGCCAAATTGCCAGATTCTTTTTGGACTGATCCATTAATGTATATGGGAGCTTCCGATGCATTTATTGGTGCACACGATCCTATCCAAATAGAACAGGAAGCATGGGGTATTGACTTTGAATCTGAAGTTGCGGTCATAACGGATGACGTACCCGCAGGTGTTTCCCCTAGCCAAGCGCTAGATCACATCCAATTAATTACAATTATCAATGATGTTTCCTTAAGGAACTTGATTCCTAATGAGCTGTCCAAACAATTTGGTTTTTATCAATCTAAACCTTGGACGGCTTTTGCTCCTGTTGTTGTTACGCCTGATGAGCTAGAAGGAGTATGGAAAGATGGAAAGCTCCACTTGCCTTTACATTCTACCCTCAACGGGGAATTGGTTGGCAGCCCCAATGCAGGTATAGATATGACTTTTGATTTTGGAAAACTAATTGCCCATGCAGCAAAAACTCGTTCCTTAATGGCTGGAACGGTCATTGGCTCTGGAACGGTTGCGAATCAAGGGAGTCCTAACGGTTCTAGCTGTATTGCTGAAATAAGATGCCTAGAAATCATTAACAGTGGAAAAGCATCTACTCCATTTATGAGTTTTGGCGATAGAATCGAAATTGAGATGTTTGATGAAACAGGGCAGACTATTTTTGGGAAAATCGACCAAGTTGTCACCGAATATTCGCCTGCTTAA
- a CDS encoding DUF2461 domain-containing protein — translation MITNHTIDFLSNLQENNNRNWFEKHKEDYLKTKKEIEHLVCKVEENLNQTDVIEHSKLYRIYRDVRFSKNKLPYKDYFGGYFRRFGNNRRGSYTFDITPKGASVGGGFFGPNSDDLLRIRKEFEMDSQYIKQIVEDPNFIQFFGKLQGKGLKTAPRGFDKKHPNIEWIRMKQFCAFKNFTVQEVVRPDFSDQMTETFLAIRPFFDYMTEVLTTDMNGVSIL, via the coding sequence ATGATTACCAATCATACCATTGATTTCTTATCCAATTTACAAGAAAACAACAATCGAAACTGGTTCGAAAAGCACAAAGAGGACTATCTAAAAACCAAAAAGGAAATTGAGCATCTCGTCTGTAAAGTTGAAGAAAATCTAAACCAAACAGATGTTATCGAACATTCAAAATTGTATAGAATATACAGAGATGTTCGTTTTTCTAAGAACAAACTCCCCTATAAAGATTATTTTGGAGGTTATTTTAGACGCTTTGGCAATAACCGAAGAGGCAGTTATACCTTTGACATTACGCCCAAAGGGGCATCTGTAGGAGGCGGTTTTTTTGGTCCTAACTCAGATGATTTATTGCGCATTCGCAAAGAGTTTGAAATGGATAGTCAATACATTAAACAAATTGTCGAAGATCCTAACTTTATTCAATTCTTTGGCAAATTGCAAGGAAAAGGTCTAAAAACCGCTCCAAGAGGTTTTGACAAAAAACATCCGAATATCGAATGGATTAGAATGAAGCAGTTTTGTGCATTCAAAAATTTTACTGTTCAAGAGGTGGTACGCCCTGATTTTTCAGATCAAATGACTGAAACCTTTCTCGCCATTCGTCCTTTTTTCGACTATATGACAGAAGTTTTAACAACAGATATGAATGGCGTTTCTATTTTGTAA
- a CDS encoding SPFH domain-containing protein, with amino-acid sequence MKHLLVLLIALFFITSCTTVQPGHKGVKVYWGGKTEMDHILPEGMEMGISWLWNSCVEYDVREKTLVEKFVFNDSRNMETSVEIALDYNLNPEQVNLIHTKITDIDTKILKTLKSAGKEVVPQYTASELNLKKRKEAETALREIISQELPEFYVEFARVQITDVDIPKALARVAEETAIQEGRNSLAAKKELEQTNLAKARIAEAKGKYDAALYDAKTKDILSSPKMLELKKLEIEMEWAKKGVSKYGNNNVFGANTSVLKGFN; translated from the coding sequence ATGAAACACTTATTAGTACTATTAATAGCTTTATTTTTTATAACTTCTTGTACTACTGTACAACCTGGACACAAAGGGGTAAAGGTGTATTGGGGAGGAAAAACCGAAATGGATCATATCTTACCAGAGGGGATGGAAATGGGAATCAGTTGGCTTTGGAATTCTTGTGTAGAATATGATGTTAGAGAAAAAACACTGGTTGAAAAATTCGTTTTTAACGATTCTAGAAACATGGAAACTAGTGTAGAAATTGCCTTGGATTACAACCTTAATCCTGAACAAGTGAATTTGATACATACCAAAATTACAGACATCGATACCAAGATTTTGAAAACCTTAAAATCTGCTGGAAAGGAAGTTGTGCCTCAATACACTGCTTCGGAACTAAACCTAAAGAAAAGAAAGGAGGCTGAAACAGCGTTACGTGAAATTATTAGCCAAGAATTGCCAGAATTTTATGTCGAGTTTGCCCGTGTACAAATTACAGATGTTGACATTCCTAAAGCTTTGGCTAGAGTGGCAGAGGAAACGGCTATTCAAGAGGGTAGAAACTCTTTAGCTGCTAAAAAAGAGTTGGAACAAACCAACTTGGCAAAGGCTAGAATTGCAGAAGCAAAAGGTAAATATGATGCGGCCTTATACGATGCCAAAACAAAAGATATTTTGTCTTCTCCCAAAATGTTGGAGTTGAAAAAATTAGAAATTGAGATGGAATGGGCAAAAAAAGGAGTTAGCAAATATGGAAACAATAACGTTTTTGGTGCCAATACTTCTGTACTAAAAGGCTTTAACTAA
- a CDS encoding MBL fold metallo-hydrolase — MKIEQLYTKCLAQGAYYIASNGEAAIIDPLRETQPYIDLANQNGVRIKYIFETHFHADFVSGHIDLAKKTGATIVYGPSATTDYEIHEASDHEVFQIGDITITVLHTPGHTPESTTYLLTDQEGHQKAIFTGDTLFIGDVGRPDLAIKGTVTQEDLAGMLYDSLRNKIMPLPDDIIVYPAHGAGSACGKNMSTETFDTLGNQKKVNYALRADMTKEEFIQEVTSGLNQAPQYFAKNAMLNKTGYGNIDQVIKSGLEALDPKQFETKISQNDVLVLDTRKAQVFKDGFIPHAINIGIDGGFAPWVGTVIIDINQPILIVADAGREQEVVTRLARIGYDNTIGYLAGGMDAWIAAGNPIEKIESISAEALETQLKNGTKGIVLDVRKPSEYEAEHVTGAQLFPLDYINDNVEQLNDQTLYYVHCRSGYRSMVASSILKSAGYQNIIEIKGGFLAIQQTGLSCTKFKCPNSK, encoded by the coding sequence ATGAAAATTGAACAACTCTATACTAAATGTCTTGCTCAAGGAGCTTATTATATCGCATCCAATGGAGAAGCAGCCATTATTGATCCGCTCCGTGAAACACAACCCTATATTGATTTAGCCAACCAGAATGGAGTTCGCATTAAATATATTTTTGAAACTCATTTTCACGCTGATTTTGTATCAGGGCATATTGACTTGGCAAAAAAGACAGGAGCCACCATCGTTTATGGTCCAAGTGCTACGACTGATTATGAAATTCACGAAGCTTCTGATCATGAAGTTTTCCAAATTGGGGACATCACTATTACGGTTCTCCATACTCCTGGACATACTCCTGAATCGACTACTTATCTATTGACAGATCAAGAAGGACATCAAAAAGCTATTTTTACAGGAGATACCTTATTTATTGGAGATGTAGGACGACCTGATTTGGCCATAAAAGGAACTGTTACACAAGAGGACTTGGCAGGTATGCTTTATGACTCTTTGCGCAATAAAATTATGCCTTTGCCAGACGATATTATTGTTTATCCTGCGCATGGTGCGGGCTCTGCTTGTGGCAAAAACATGAGTACAGAAACCTTTGATACTCTAGGCAATCAAAAGAAAGTAAACTATGCATTGAGAGCTGATATGACCAAGGAAGAGTTCATACAGGAAGTAACATCAGGCTTAAATCAAGCGCCTCAATATTTTGCCAAAAATGCCATGCTGAACAAAACAGGATATGGCAATATCGATCAAGTTATAAAATCTGGTTTGGAGGCCTTGGATCCTAAGCAATTTGAAACGAAAATTTCACAAAATGATGTCTTAGTTTTGGATACCCGAAAAGCGCAGGTTTTTAAGGATGGCTTTATTCCTCATGCTATTAATATTGGAATTGATGGAGGCTTTGCACCTTGGGTCGGAACAGTGATTATTGACATTAACCAACCTATATTGATTGTCGCTGATGCTGGACGTGAGCAAGAAGTTGTTACTCGTTTGGCTCGAATTGGTTATGATAATACCATTGGCTATTTAGCTGGTGGAATGGATGCTTGGATTGCCGCAGGCAACCCCATCGAAAAAATTGAATCCATTAGTGCCGAAGCGTTAGAAACACAGCTAAAAAATGGTACGAAAGGCATTGTCTTAGACGTTCGCAAACCTTCTGAATATGAAGCTGAACATGTCACAGGAGCGCAGCTTTTTCCTTTAGATTATATTAATGATAATGTAGAACAACTAAACGACCAAACGTTATACTATGTGCACTGCCGTAGTGGTTATCGCTCTATGGTTGCCAGTTCTATTCTAAAATCCGCTGGTTACCAAAACATTATTGAAATCAAAGGAGGTTTTTTAGCCATTCAGCAAACTGGTCTTTCTTGTACTAAATTTAAATGCCCGAACTCTAAATAA
- a CDS encoding SWIM zinc finger family protein, with protein MEWTDEKITALAPNDSTERRGRTLANSSKWNYLATNYEAIWGECKGSGSQPYLVQINLKGPKYKCSCPVRKPPCKHVLGLFFLFAKSSAVFKYQAPPEAVQNWLSRHNSPTVSTTKTTKTSSLIKTDQELEKAKQAKEKRWQQRVQLMSSGMDELELWLTDVVRQGIANVEVQKASFWNHTAAKMMDAKLPRISTYLKETHQIVLQHQNWSEQVVARLGELYLWIEAFKKRANLSPDLQEELYRMLGKTVKKADVIENNPAIKDNWLVIGKKEGVDIEGRNFRRVWLQGQSTDKKALILDYAFGHIGYEHQYIVGDLLKGQLAYYSSLCPQRAVFAHFESAPLHQSIEFKTYANVNELLNQYSQTIAKSPWLSIFPVGLSNLHAFIDEDQQLQLKDDQNFILPLAPIEEHIIWKILAISGGHSIDLFGEWNGLVFTPLSMLSSRGIIPFS; from the coding sequence ATGGAATGGACTGATGAAAAAATAACCGCTTTAGCACCGAATGATTCAACCGAACGAAGAGGAAGAACATTAGCCAACTCTTCCAAATGGAATTATTTAGCGACTAATTATGAAGCCATTTGGGGCGAATGCAAAGGGTCTGGCTCTCAACCTTATTTGGTACAAATTAATTTAAAAGGTCCCAAATACAAGTGCAGTTGTCCTGTTCGTAAGCCGCCCTGCAAACATGTTTTGGGTTTGTTTTTTTTATTTGCCAAAAGCAGTGCCGTTTTTAAATACCAAGCCCCACCAGAAGCTGTTCAGAACTGGCTGTCTAGGCATAACTCACCAACTGTCTCTACAACAAAAACGACAAAAACATCCTCCTTAATAAAAACGGACCAGGAGTTAGAAAAAGCAAAACAAGCTAAAGAAAAACGTTGGCAACAACGTGTCCAGTTGATGAGTAGCGGCATGGATGAATTAGAACTGTGGTTGACCGATGTTGTTCGTCAAGGCATTGCCAATGTAGAGGTGCAAAAAGCCAGTTTTTGGAACCATACAGCAGCAAAGATGATGGATGCCAAGTTGCCTAGAATCAGCACCTATCTAAAAGAAACCCATCAGATTGTTCTCCAACACCAAAATTGGTCGGAGCAGGTCGTTGCTCGTTTAGGAGAGCTGTATTTATGGATTGAAGCCTTCAAGAAACGAGCAAATTTGTCGCCTGATCTACAAGAAGAATTGTATCGCATGTTGGGGAAAACGGTCAAAAAAGCAGATGTGATTGAAAATAATCCCGCCATCAAAGACAACTGGCTTGTGATTGGCAAAAAAGAAGGCGTAGACATTGAAGGACGCAATTTTAGGCGTGTGTGGTTACAGGGGCAATCAACCGATAAAAAAGCGCTTATTTTAGATTATGCCTTTGGGCATATAGGCTATGAACATCAATACATTGTTGGCGACTTATTAAAGGGGCAATTGGCCTATTACTCTAGTCTTTGTCCTCAAAGAGCTGTTTTTGCCCATTTTGAGTCTGCACCACTACATCAGAGTATTGAATTTAAAACCTATGCCAATGTCAATGAATTGCTCAACCAATATAGTCAAACGATCGCTAAAAGCCCTTGGCTGTCAATTTTCCCTGTAGGTTTGTCCAATCTTCATGCTTTTATTGATGAGGATCAACAATTACAACTCAAAGATGACCAAAACTTTATTTTGCCCCTTGCTCCTATTGAAGAGCACATCATCTGGAAAATTTTAGCCATCAGTGGCGGGCATTCTATTGATCTTTTTGGAGAATGGAATGGACTTGTTTTTACTCCTCTTAGTATGCTTAGTTCTAGGGGAATCATTCCTTTTTCTTGA
- the lptE gene encoding LPS assembly lipoprotein LptE: protein MQKFSFFIFIIIIVLSQACTVSFINTGIDYSELKSFSIEQFGAKDSNAPPTSGQTFSEQLKDRVLNNTRLEYKNEEGDVQFSGNVTGYTITALAPQADQTVAFQRLTIKISIDYKNSKKKDGSENWSQTFSRFANFSSEQDLSSVEEQLIQDIYDQILDDVFNRAFSGW, encoded by the coding sequence ATGCAAAAGTTTAGTTTCTTTATTTTTATAATTATCATTGTTCTTTCTCAAGCTTGTACCGTTAGTTTTATCAATACAGGAATTGATTATTCTGAATTGAAGAGTTTTTCTATTGAGCAATTTGGAGCGAAGGATTCTAACGCTCCCCCAACAAGCGGTCAAACTTTTTCGGAGCAATTAAAAGATAGGGTCCTCAACAACACACGCTTGGAATACAAAAATGAAGAAGGAGATGTGCAATTTTCGGGCAATGTGACGGGCTATACCATTACAGCCTTAGCCCCTCAAGCAGACCAGACCGTGGCCTTCCAACGATTGACCATCAAAATATCTATTGACTATAAAAACAGCAAGAAAAAGGATGGCAGTGAAAATTGGTCACAAACCTTTTCTAGATTTGCCAACTTCTCTTCCGAGCAAGATTTATCGAGTGTTGAGGAACAACTCATTCAGGATATTTATGACCAAATACTAGACGATGTCTTTAATAGAGCCTTCTCTGGTTGGTAG